The Haloplanus sp. CK5-1 genome segment AGCGGACGATGATGCAACTGCTCTCGGAGATGGACGGCTTCGACGACCGCGGCGAGATCCGGATCATGGCCGCGACCAACCGCTTCGACATGCTCGACGAGGCCATCCTCCGTCCGGGGCGGTTCGACCGTCTCATCGAGGTGCCCAAACCGGACGCCGAGGGACGGGCCCAGATCCTCCGCATCCACACTCGCGACATGAACGTCGACGACGGCGTGGACTTCGCTGAAGTGGCCGACGACCTTGAGGATTACAGCGGTGCCGACCTCGCCTCCCTCGCGACGGAGGCAGGGATGTTCGCCATCCGCGACGACCGCACCCTCGTCACGATGGCCGACTTCCGCGACGCCAAGGCGAAGATCGAGGACAACGAAGACTCCGGGCCCGTGATGGCCTTCACCGACTACCAGTACTGACTCCGGCCGAGTCGACGACTCCGTCGACCCCCTTCTGCCGCCGATCTGAGGACGTACCGACATCCCCGCGACACCGGGAGCCTCCCGAACACCGAGGGGCGACTCGAGGCGAGTTCTCGCGGCGGCGACGGCTTTTTAGCCGCGCTCCCCATACCCAAACTGACCGCGATGAATGGAAACACGCCGTACGGAGGCGCGCCGGGAGTCGTCGACGCCGGAAAGCCGTCGACGGACGTCGAACTCACCCAGAACCAGCGACAGTCCCTCCAGCGGGCCGTGGCGGGCATCGTCTCGCAGACTCGGTCGTACCTGCCCGACAGCTACACCGTCGGGTCGGAACTGTCCTACGGGTCGAACGGGCCGACCGCGACCGTCGCCGTCCGGCCGCCGGCGGGCCACCCCGTCAGCGCGGGGTTCACCCCAGACCTCGACGACCTCGAAACCGGACTGGAAGCCGACGAACGCGACGAAGTCGCGCGCGGACTGGCAGCGAGTGCCGCGCTCCAAGTGATGGACGCCGTCGGCGACGGCATCACGCCGACCGCTCGCTGACCCTCTTTTCCCGCTCCGTCGGCGCGGCGACCGAGATTGCGTACCAGAACACCACCGCCGGCGGAACGCTCCCGACCCCGATACCGACGGCGGTCGGAATCGAAGTCATCGCCGACACGAACGCCCCGAGGAGCAACGGCACCGGGAACAGTGCCAGCAACAGATCGTATCGGGACGTCGTCGTCGGCAGGCCGATACTGTCGCTCCGGGTCGTTCGAACACTCATCGGACTCACCTCGGATTCTAGTCGTCAGGTTGCAGACTAAAACGTTTCGCCGACCGTACCCGTGGCGTCGACCGAACGTTCGAAAAACCTACGTGAATAATACGAGTGCGGTATTCGATCCCGATTCGGTCGGAGATCTTCGGGTCGTCTACTTGCCCCAGAACGGATCCCGCCGCCGGTGGTTGTCGAGGAACCCCTGCAGGGCTTCGAGTTCGTCGGCGGTGATCTCGTCGGTCAGTTCCTGTTCGAGGATCTTCGCGTGTTTCTCGGGCACGTCGACCCAGAGTTCGTCCCCTTCGTCGATCCCGCGGCCGACGGTCGGGCCGCCGATGGCGACGCTGACGCGTTCGCCCGCCCGCGCTTCGTCGACGTCGTCGCCCTGCTTCTGGATGCCGCTCAACTGGCCGACACGGTCGAACTCGTTGCCGTCGAAGCCGCCGACGTAGGAGTTGTTCTGGAGGGTGCCCGAGAGCACCTCGACGCCGACGACGGCGGGGTCGGACTGGCGGAAGACGTGGTCGTCGAGGATGCGAAAGCGGGCGGGCCGGACGATCTTGTCGAGGACGGTCTCCTGTTGGGCGCGCTGGCGCTCCTCGACGAACGCCTCGTACTCCTCGACGAGTTGGTAGATCACGTCGTCGTGGAACAGGCGGACGTCACCCTCCTCGAGTTCCCGTTCGGCGTTCGCGAGGACGTCGACGTTGAACCCGAGGATCACCTGGTGTTCGGCCTCGGCGGCGGTGCTGGCGACGGCCACGTCGCGGGGCGCCACGTCGCCCACCTCCGCACGGAGGATCGGCACCTCGGCGTCGACGAGGGCGTTGGCGATCGCCTCCAGACTGCCGAGCGTGTCGGCCTTGACGACGACGCCGTTCTCCTCGGTCTCGACCTCGATCTCGGCGAGTTCGGATTCCACGTCCGCGACGACCGCCGTTCGGTCGCGGTCACGGACGACCCTGACGGGTGCGCCGGCCATGGCCTCGGCCAGGTCGGGGGCCGCGATCTTCACCCCGGCGGCGGCGGCGACGGCGTCGACCCGTTCGAACCGCTTCTCGGTCCGGATCTCCGCGAGGGGTTTGGGTTGGAGGAGCGCCCGCACCTCGGTGACGATGGGGTCGCCGGTCCCGCCGACGACGATCTCGTCGCCCTCGCGGATCGTCCCGTCGTACATCACCGCGTCGAGGGTGGTTCCGAATCCCTTCTCCTCTTTGACTTCGAGGACCGTCCCCGCGCCCGGGCCGTCCACGTCGATCGCCATCTGGTCTTTCATGTACCGCTGGGAGAGCCCCATCAGCACGGTCAGGAGGTCGGGCACCCCCTCGCCGGTCATCGCGGAGACGGGGACGACGCCGATGTTGCCCTGGAAGTCTTGGACCCGCCAGTAGAGGTCGGCCGAGAAGCCCGAGTCCGAGAGTTGGCCGATGATCTCGTAGAGGTTCTCGTCGAGCCGTTCGCGGGCGCGGTCGCTCTGGGACTCGTAACTCACTTGGATCGGCTCGCCGTCCTGTGGGTTCCACCCCGGCGTGGTGTCGATCTTGTTGGCCGCGACGACGAAGGGCGTCCCGGTTCGTTTGAGGATGTCGATGGCCTCCTCCGTCTGGGGCTGGAACCCGTCGTTCACGTCGACGACGAGGATGGCGATGTCGGCGAGTGCGCCGCCGCGGGAGCGAAGCGTCGAGAAGGAGTGGTGGCCCGGCGTGTCGATGAACAGCAGCCCCGGCAGGTCGAAGTCGTCGGGGTCGACGAGGCTGCCGGCGATCCCAGAGATGGTGTCGAGAGG includes the following:
- a CDS encoding DUF5811 family protein translates to MNGNTPYGGAPGVVDAGKPSTDVELTQNQRQSLQRAVAGIVSQTRSYLPDSYTVGSELSYGSNGPTATVAVRPPAGHPVSAGFTPDLDDLETGLEADERDEVARGLAASAALQVMDAVGDGITPTAR
- the infB gene encoding translation initiation factor IF-2, which encodes MSDSDTRDRPDALRTPIVAVLGHVDHGKTSLLDTIRGSAVSEGEAGAITQHIGATAVPLDTISGIAGSLVDPDDFDLPGLLFIDTPGHHSFSTLRSRGGALADIAILVVDVNDGFQPQTEEAIDILKRTGTPFVVAANKIDTTPGWNPQDGEPIQVSYESQSDRARERLDENLYEIIGQLSDSGFSADLYWRVQDFQGNIGVVPVSAMTGEGVPDLLTVLMGLSQRYMKDQMAIDVDGPGAGTVLEVKEEKGFGTTLDAVMYDGTIREGDEIVVGGTGDPIVTEVRALLQPKPLAEIRTEKRFERVDAVAAAAGVKIAAPDLAEAMAGAPVRVVRDRDRTAVVADVESELAEIEVETEENGVVVKADTLGSLEAIANALVDAEVPILRAEVGDVAPRDVAVASTAAEAEHQVILGFNVDVLANAERELEEGDVRLFHDDVIYQLVEEYEAFVEERQRAQQETVLDKIVRPARFRILDDHVFRQSDPAVVGVEVLSGTLQNNSYVGGFDGNEFDRVGQLSGIQKQGDDVDEARAGERVSVAIGGPTVGRGIDEGDELWVDVPEKHAKILEQELTDEITADELEALQGFLDNHRRRDPFWGK